A genomic segment from Glycine soja cultivar W05 chromosome 18, ASM419377v2, whole genome shotgun sequence encodes:
- the LOC114395556 gene encoding uncharacterized protein LOC114395556 — protein sequence MQILQWLFRRAHEQERKSSNNFNLPPKREDISEQNEGKEINLLKRDRSYKGTRRNKWSSPGCKNFKIFAFLYRKDIPKAFFYSTLNLKRLGSFNRKQFLYFMKMKREESSSRDVGNVNKADSGGQHVGNKVLPITEAPLSSSAERSDQCDATETKGQTKGDKKKPMSRMKELLRWAASAKTEKGGKFNGRKVLMFRRRGTLKAVPDDDHGCTDSPKISFRWDVESCSTTSSVYSAISIASSSKNEQNQIATSTISIPPEHTGHNNNTSRKKGNWITTDSEFVVLEL from the exons ATGCAG ATTCTTCAATGGCTCTTTAGAAGGGCACATGAACAAGAAAGAAAGAGTAGCAACAACTTCAATCTCCCTCCCAAAAGGGAAGATATCAGTG aacAAAATGAAGGGAAAGAGATAAATCTGCTAAAGCGTGATAGATCATACAAAGGAACAAGAAGAAACAAATGGAGCAGTCCTGGTTGCAAGAACTTTAAGATATTCGCTTTTCTATATAGAAAAGACATTCCAAAAGCTTTCTTTTACAGCACCCTCAACTTGAAGAGATTAGGGAGCTTTAATAGAAAACAGTTTTTGTACTTCATGAAGATGAAGAGAGAAGAATCATCGTCCAGAGATGTTGGAAATGTTAACAAGGCAGATTCAGGTGGCCAACATGTTGGAAACAAGGTTTTGCCCATAACTGAGGCACCATTGTCATCCTCAGCTGAAAGAAGTGACCAATGTGATGCCACAGAAACTAAAGGTCAAACCAAAGGGGACAAGAAAAAGCCAATGTCGAGAATGAAAGAGCTACTTAGATGGGCTGCTTCTGCCAAGACAGAGAAAGGAGGGAAATTCAATGGGAGAAAg GTCTTAATGTTCAGAAGGCGTGGAACCCTGAAAGCAGTTCCAGATGATGACCATGGTTGCACTGACTCACCCAAGATCAGTTTCAGATGGGATGTGGAAAGTTGCTCCACCACTTCCTCTGTCTACTCCGCTATCTCAATAGCTTCCTCatcaaaaaatgaacaaaaccaaattGCAACTTCCACTATATCCATCCCTCCTGAACACACTGGCCATAACAACAACACTAGTAGAAAAAAAGGAAACTGGATCACAACAGACTCTGAAT TTGTGGTGCTGGAACTATAA